A stretch of the Solanum dulcamara chromosome 6, daSolDulc1.2, whole genome shotgun sequence genome encodes the following:
- the LOC129893519 gene encoding DEK domain-containing chromatin-associated protein 4-like produces the protein MGEGETVSEVVEAPANGNVAVEDKSEAVSKDLQEEKDGTKEVKEEESKESAKNDAGKMDLDKEVAKEAKGEEEVNENKEKEEKKENNGKEEEAKETNEKEEEVKEHNETKEEEKPDQEMEMEEEKPETKSEAMEEETDNKDEEEEMAEEPDNKDDDEEMAEEPDNKDEEVKEEAGGGKEDKESNEKQKDEEGSKKSVKSKGEKDKKRKREVAQKKEKEPKTPAPPTIDRPVRERKSVERLVASIDREANKEFRIEKGRGTALKDIPNVAYKLSKKKTEDTFKLLHTILYGRRGKAAQIKSNISRFSGFVWHENEEKQKMKVKEKLDKYIKEKLLEFCDVLDIPVTKATSRKEDMVVKLMDFLEAPHATTSELLADKEQSSKGKKRRRESKKSPSSAAVSSKGSTKSRKKAETPQKAEKMKKVHKSEDESEQEVDVHEEESEEEKANGVPERSDVEKSDQAESEKESESEDEPEPEPEPEPEPEPEPAEPEPEPEDKKKHKQSSKKSSTKKDPAVKAKTKKPAVSKVPSPPPKKTPSKSSKSSKPIASNDATPKASSKKKKAEVVKENSSTPKKSTSKENAGKKIVKGKDKSKEDKLRPSDDELRNAICEILKEVDFNTATFTDILKQLAKRFDTDLTPRKSSIKIMIQDELTKLADEEDDEDEEGEAEKNAKKPSSKGVKA, from the exons ATGGGAGAAGGAGAGACAGTTTCTGAGGTGGTAGAGGCACCTGCTAATGGAAATGTGGCAGTGGAAGATAAGAgtgaggctgtttccaaggacTTGCAGGAGGAAAAGGATGGAACCAAGGAggtgaaagaagaagagagcaaAGAGAGTGCTAAAAATGATGCTGGAAAGATGGATTTAGACAAAGAAGTGGCAAAAGAAGCTAAAGGAGAAGAAGAGGTGaatgaaaacaaagaaaaggaagagaaaaaagaaaacaacggAAAAGAGGAAGAGGCAAAAGAAACCAACGAAAAAGAGGAAGAGGTGAAAGAACACAACGAAactaaagaagaagagaaacctGACCAGGAAATGGAAATGGAGGAAGAGAAGCCGGAAACCAAGAGCGAGGCAATGGAAGAAGAGACAGACAATAaggatgaggaagaagaaatgGCTGAAGAGCCAGATAATAAGGATGATGATGAGGAAATGGCTGAAGAGCCAGATAATAAGGATGAGGAGGTTAAAGAGGAGGCAGGTGGAGGGAAAGAGGATAAAGAAAGCAATGAAAAGCAGAAAGATGAAGAAGGGTCTAAGAAGAGTGTTAAATCAAAAGGGGAGAAAGACAAAAAAAGGAAACGAGAAGTTGCAcaaaagaaggagaaagagCCAAAAACACCTGCACCCCCAACAATTGACCGCCCTGTACGTGAACGCAAATCTGTTGAAAGGCTTGTTGCATCTATTGACAGAGAAGCCAACAAGGAATTCCGTATTGAAAAG GGCCGTGGAACTGCACTAAAAGATATCCCCAATG TTGCATACAAATTGTCAAAAAAGAAGACTGAAGACACATTCAAATTGCTGCACACTATTCTCTATGGGCGTCGAGGAAAG GCAGCTCAGATCAAGAGCAATATTTCACGGTTTTCTGGCTTTGtgtggcatgaaaatgag GAAaagcaaaagatgaaagtaaaAGAAAAGCTTGACAAGTATATTAAAGAGAAGCTGTTGGAATTCTGTGATGTACTGGATATACCTGTTACCAAAGCTACATCAAGAAAG GAAGACATGGTGGTAAAGTTGATGGACTTTTTGGAAGCTCCTCATGCTACGACTTCTGAGTTGCTTGCCGACAAGGAACAG TCAAGTAAAGGAAAGAAGCGAAGAAGAGAGAGCAAAAAAAGTCCCTCATCGGCAGCTGTTAGCTCAAAAGGTTCAACCAAG AGCAGGAAGAAGGCCGAAACTCCTCAAAAGGCTgaaaagatgaagaaagtgCACAAGTCAGAAGATGAATCTGAGCAAGAAGTAGACGTCCACGAGGAGGAATCGGAAGAGGAAAAGGCTAATGGCGTTCCTGAGAGATCTGATGTTGAGAAGTCGGATCAGGCTGAAAGTGAGAAGGAGAGTGAATCTGAAGATGAGCCTGAGCCTGAGCCTGAGCCTGAGCCTGAACCTGAGCCTGAGCCTGCTGAGCCTGAGCCTGAGCCCGAGGACAAGAAAAAGCATAAGCAAAGTTCAAAGaaatcttcaacaaagaaagatCCTGCTGTGAAAGCTAAGACCAAGAAACCTGCAGTCTCTAAAGTACCAAGTCCTCCTCCCAAAAAGACcccttcaaaatcatcaaagaGCTCAAAGCCAATTGCTAGCAATGATGCAACTCCCAAAGCATcttcaaagaagaaaaaagctGAAGTAGTTAAAGAAAACTCTTCAACGCCAAAGAAGTCTACTTCCAAAGAAAATGCTG GGAAAAAGATTGTAAAGGGAAAGGACAAGAGCAAAGAGGATAAATTGAGACCAAGTGATGATGAACTTAGAAATGCAATTTGTGAAATTCTGAAAGAAGTTGACTTCAATACG GCTACCTTTACTGACATTCTGAAGCAACTCG CCAAGCGGTTTGATACAGATCTCACGCCCAGAAAATCGTCTATAAAGATTATGATCCAGGATGAGCTTACTAAACTAGCTGATGAGGAAGATGACGAGGACGAGGAAGGTGAGGCTGAGAAGAATGCAAAAAAGCCTTCTAGCAAAGGTGTGAAAGCCTGA
- the LOC129893518 gene encoding uncharacterized protein LOC129893518 → MEDNEGGDGVGGEPIEQFHRNEAISAVADDGFLVEEDDDYEDLYNDVNVGENFLQSLRKNEDLVSRNDEVERKPEPAPPAPPLVATPQVVDESGRGDFQGVVGEMKPVKEEVVSGVSARASVGAGGSGASVGGGFRVELSHPSSTMGDLAERMVSSNVPNQVMVQQPHAGGVAAVGNVGNVGNMGNDNLIRQGGLNVNGAGNIVAGVGVASGGGGGGGGATILFVGDLHWWTTDAELEAELSKYGLVKEVKFFEEKASGKSKGYCQVEFHDSSAASACKEGMNGHMFNGRPCVVAFASSPYNVKRMGEAQVNRNQQVAQTAVPQARRGPGEAATKIGNNNTPAGGNYQGGGGDGNRGYGRGSWGRGGPQAMGNRGPVGPMRNRPGGIAGRGLMGNGGGGFGQGMGGAPPLMHPHTMMGQGFDPAFGGPMGRMGGYGGFPGGPAPPFPGMLSSFPPVGGVGMPGVAPHVNPAFFGRGMPMNGMGMMPGAGMEGPNMGMWSEPNAGGWAGDEHGGRAGESSYAEEAGSDHQYGEATHDRGAWPNNLKEKDRGSERDWSGSTDRKHREGREPSYDRDMVREKDRGHDQDWPEKRYRDDRDVARDRDRDRDRERSRERGRDRERDRDRDRHRDDRDRYADHHRYKDREQEYDDEDRGRSSRGHSKSRLSHEEDHRSRSRDADYGKRRRITSE, encoded by the coding sequence ATGGAGGATAATGAAGGTGGAGATGGAGTTGGTGGAGAGCCAATCGAGCAGTTTCACAGGAATGAAGCGATCTCCGCTGTTGCAGATGATGGGTTTCTGGTTGAAGAGGATGATGATTACGAAGATCTTTACAACGATGTTAATGTTGGTGAGAATTTTCTTCAATCTCTTCGTAAGAATGAGGATTTAGTATCTAGGAATGATGAGGTGGAGAGGAAGCCTGAGCCTGCCCCTCCGGCGCCTCCACTGGTGGCAACGCCGCAAGTGGTGGATGAGAGTGGGCGTGGCGATTTTCAGGGTGTGGTTGGAGAGATGAAACCTGTAAAAGAGGAGGTAGTGTCTGGGGTTTCTGCTAGAGCGTCAGTAGGTGCAGGTGGGTCTGGGGCTTCTGTTGGTGGTGGGTTTAGGGTTGAGTTAAGTCACCCGTCGAGTACGATGGGTGATTTAGCTGAGCGGATGGTGAGTAGTAATGTTCCGAATCAGGTGATGGTGCAACAGCCTCATGCTGGTGGTGTTGCGGCTGTTGGAAATGTGGGTAATGTTGGAAATATGGGGAATGATAATTTGATCAGGCAAGGAGGGCTTAATGTGAACGGGGCGGGTAATATTGTTGCTGGAGTTGGGGTTGCTAGTGgtggaggaggtggtggtggtggtgcgACAATTCTTTTTGTTGGTGATCTGCATTGGTGGACGACAGATGCTGAGCTGGAGGCTGAGTTGAGCAAGTATGGACTCGTGAAGGAGGtgaaattttttgaagaaaaagctAGTGGGAAGTCTAAAGGATATTGCCAGGTTGAGTTTCATGATTCCTCAGCTGCTTCAGCTTGCAAAGAAGGTATGAATGGACACATGTTCAATGGGAGGCCATGTGTGGTCGCCTTTGCATCTTCACCGTATAATGTGAAGAGGATGGGTGAGGCTCAGGTGAATCGAAATCAACAGGTGGCCCAGACTGCTGTTCCCCAGGCAAGGCGGGGGCCTGGTGAAGCTGCTACTAAAATTGGAAATAACAACACTCCTGCTGGTGGAAATTATCAAGGTGGTGGTGGGGATGGCAACAGGGGTTATGGCAGAGGAAGTTGGGGTAGAGGTGGTCCTCAAGCTATGGGAAATCGAGGGCCTGTGGGTCCTATGAGAAACAGGCCCGGTGGGATTGCAGGAAGGGGATTGATGGGAAACGGTGGAGGTGGATTTGGACAAGGTATGGGTGGTGCACCTCCACTTATGCATCCTCACACAATGATGGGTCAAGGCTTTGATCCTGCTTTTGGAGGGCCTATGGGGAGAATGGGTGGTTATGGAGGATTTCCTGGTGGTCCAGCCCCACCATTTCCTGGTATGTTATCATCTTTTCCACCTGTTGGAGGAGTCGGGATGCCTGGCGTAGCTCCCCATGTAAATCCTGCGTTCTTTGGTAGAGGAATGCCAATGAATGGTATGGGAATGATGCCAGGCGCTGGTATGGAGGGGCCTAACATGGGGATGTGGTCAGAACCTAATGCGGGTGGATGGGCTGGCGACGAGCATGGTGGTAGAGCAGGAGAGTCAAGTTATGCAGAAGAAGCTGGGTCTGATCATCAGTATGGAGAAGCAACTCACGATAGAGGGGCTTGGCCTAATAACTTGAAAGAGAAAGATAGAGGATCAGAGCGTGATTGGTCTGGTTCTACAGATAGAAAACATCGAGAAGGCCGAGAACCTTCCTATGATAGAGACATGGTCCGTGAAAAGGATCGGGGGCATGATCAGGATTGGCCAGAGAAGAGATACCGAGATGATAGAGATGTCGCACGAGACCGGGATCGGGACCGGGATCGTGAACGTTCTCGAGAACGAGGGCGCGATCGTGAGAGGGATCGAGATCGTGATCGTCATAGGGATGATAGAGATAGATATGCTGATCATCATAGGTACAAGGACCGTGAGCAAGAATATGACGATGAAGACAGAGGAAGATCATCAAGGGGACACAGCAAATCACGATTATCACATGAGGAGGACCATCGGTCAAGATCAAGGGATGCTGATTATGGAAAGAGGCGGCGTATAACTTCTGAGTGA
- the LOC129893520 gene encoding nuclear transcription factor Y subunit B-3-like → MADSDNESGGHRENSSNMESSLREQDRFLPIANVSRIMKKALPANAKISKDAKEVVQECVSEFISFITGEASDKCQREKRKTINGDDLLWAMTTLGFEEYIEPLKIYLQRFRDLEGQKSGISGEKDNGGSVNMGGYVEDYHGMMMMGGQHHQGHGYSTGVYNHQAGENAAGVGTGRSRFPDVGRPR, encoded by the coding sequence ATGGCGGATTCGGACAATGAATCAGGAGGACACAGAGAGAACAGCAGCAACATGGAGAGTTCACTAAGAGAACAAGACAGGTTCCTTCCAATAGCAAATGTAAGCAGAATCATGAAGAAAGCTTTACCAGCTAACGCGAAAATCTCAAAGGATGCCAAAGAGGTAGTTCAAGAATGTGTTTCTGAATTCATCAGTTTTATCACAGGGGAAGCATCAGATAAGTGCCAGAGAGAAAAGAGGAAGACCATCAATGGTGATGATTTGTTGTGGGCAATGACAACTCTTGGTTTTGAAGAATACATTGAACCCCTCAAGATTTATTTACAGAGATTTAGGGATTTAGAAGGGCAAAAAAGTGGCATTTCTGGAGAGAAAGATAATGGTGGATCAGTGAATATGGGTGGTTATGTTGAGGATTATCATGGCATGATGATGATGGGGGGTCAACATCATCAAGGACACGGGTATAGTACCGGAGTATATAATCATCAGGCCGGTGAGAATGCTGCAGGAGTTGGTACAGGAAGATCGCGATTTCCTGATGTTGGGAGGCCAAGGTAA